In a genomic window of Gossypium arboreum isolate Shixiya-1 chromosome 9, ASM2569848v2, whole genome shotgun sequence:
- the LOC108455955 gene encoding uncharacterized protein LOC108455955: MRDIVSCFSENAVNVSHSSCSSYSSNACIAPSLAPSVQNAVTGVYRLILSTQKQLLIRVTWCKNHTGQGLSINIGDDPSTSFKLNTNLRFFRKKKGNKVIESDHSKIEVFWDLSTAKYDTGPEPVDGFYVLVMVDSEIGLVLGDMAEETVTKKFKNATPVAKVSLISRQEHCSGTTLYSTKAQFCDTGIVHDILIRCSGEHEGLKYPVLSVCIDKKTVIRVKRLQWNFRGNQTIFVDGLLVDLMWDAYDWFFNPVTGSAVFLFRTRSGLDSRLWLEEKLVQKDQDRVEFSLLIHACKNT; encoded by the coding sequence ATGAGAGACATTGTTTCTTGTTTCAGTGAGAACGCAGTAAATGTTTCACATTCTTCATGTTCCAGCTATTCGAGCAATGCTTGCATCGCTCCAAGCCTAGCCCCATCAGTCCAAAATGCAGTCACGGGTGTTTACAGGCTCATTCTTTCAACCCAGAAGCAGCTTTTGATCCGAGTCACTTGGTGCAAGAACCACACCGGTCAAGGCCTAAGCATTAACATCGGTGATGACCCTTCAACATCTTTCAAGCTCAACACCAACTTGAGATTCTTCAGGAAGAAGAAAGGCAACAAAGTGATCGAATCCGATCATTCCAAGATCGAAGTCTTCTGGGATCTTTCCACTGCTAAGTATGATACGGGACCCGAACCTGTTGATGGGTTCTATGTTTTAGTCATGGTTGATTCCGAGATAGGCCTTGTTTTAGGCGATATGGCTGAAGAAACGGTCACCAAGAAGTTCAAAAATGCAACCCCAGTTGCTAAAGTCTCCCTCATTTCCAGGCAAGAACATTGTTCTGGCACTACGCTGTATTCCACGAAGGCTCAATTCTGTGATACAGGCATTGTACATGATATTCTAATCAGATGCAGTGGTGAACATGAAGGCCTGAAGTACCCGGTTTTATCGGTTTGTATCGATAAGAAGACGGTGATTCGAGTAAAGAGGCTGCAATGGAATTTTAGAGGAAACCAGACGATATTTGTTGATGGATTGTTAGTTGATCTGATGTGGGATGCCTATGACTGGTTCTTCAATCCTGTTACTGGTTCAGCTGTGTTCTTATTTAGGACAAGAAGTGGTTTGGATAGCCGGCTTTGGTTGGAGGAGAAGTTGGTGCAGAAAGACCAAGACAGAGTTGAATTCTCCTTGTTGATTCATGCCTGTAAGAACACATAA
- the LOC108454922 gene encoding uncharacterized protein LOC108454922, with protein MEEILQIFKKLKLQYLLLSHMLLFTTTTALKTAPTLHCGNLQLQTPFLAQNSTTFSPLNLMTRCKSQKLYFRTSLGLFPISSVDYTSKTLTVSHTTCSSSEHFVSPALLSAGFPSPPQPNSLLLFNCSHKTHPTAASFIHNCTRFHMCGEAASEVQLPFSCLVVKDIEKLDPGFHPKDLSCSGYRRVYRRSLSEEDYEGVDLGTRISFDIPDHVPDMCNECKKPNGNCGVGLKCICHAKDCKDKVLSAATSLDTGINFLFPLLSIIVQMNFRMI; from the exons ATGGAAGAGATCCTGCAAATATTCAAGAAACTCAAGCTTCAATATTTGCTCCTTTCCCACATGCTCCTTTTTACCACCACCACAGCCCTAAAAACAGCTCCCACACTCCACTGTGGTAACCTTCAGCTTCAAACACCTTTCTTGGCTCAAAATTCCACCACCTTCTCCCCATTAAATCTCATGACCAGATGCAAATCTCAGAAGCTATATTTTAGGACCTCTCTGGGTCTTTTCCCCATCTCTTCCGTTGATTACACAAGTAAAACACTAACAGTGTCTCACACTACTTGTTCTTCTTCAGAGCATTTTGTATCCCCAGCACTCCTTTCAGCTGGTTTCCCTTCTCCTCCTCAGCCCAATTCACTCCTCCTCTTCAACTGCTCACACAAAACCCACCCCACCGCAGCGTCTTTTATCCACAACTGCACTCGCTTCCACATGTGTGGAGAGGCTGCTTCTGAAGTTCAACTGCCCTTTTCATGTCTAGTTGTTAAAGATATTGAAAAGCTTGACCCTGGATTTCATCCTAAAGATTTGAGTTGCTCAGGTTACAGGAGGGTTTATAGAAGGTCTTTAAGTGAGGAAGACTATGAAGGAGTTGATTTGGGGACAAGGATTTCATTCGACATTCCTGACCATGTACCTGATATGTGTAATGAATGTAAGAAGCCTAATGGCAATTGTGGTGTTGGGTTGAAGTGCATTTGTCATGCTAAAGATTGCA AAGACAAGGTCCTTTCAGCTGCCACATCACTCGACACCGGTATAAATTTCCTATTTCCCTTACTTTCCATCATTGTTCAGATGAATTTCCGGATGATTTGA
- the LOC108454251 gene encoding tRNA dimethylallyltransferase 2 — MDNSSESPATTLNSNNGGEPIMEEHKPKLVVIMGPTGSGKSRLAIDLATHFPIEIINADSMQVYQGLDVLTNKVPLYEQNGVPHHLLGTVRSDVEFTAKKFRDSAIPIISDILSRNRLPVIVGGTNYYIQAVVSSFLLDESVEDMSETYSRDHPGTEQTNHMPDILGDSCNYNYDLLKELDPVAANRIHPNNHRKINLYLSLYARSGVLPSKLYQGKAAENWGRVDNSSYRCCFICIDAALPVLDQYVEHRVDCMIDAGLLDEVYDIYNPNANYTLGLRQAIGVREFENFLQAYFSDRMDDEMSDSSDETLLKLSTRIDDKLFKENIRGILISSCDNPQKVMLEEAIDKVKANTRRLVRRQKRRVNQLQTLFGWNISYVDATEYISKKSDECWAVQVVGPAVKMIRSFLNKDDSNGRTLDGESKTSTDTVQRDLWTQYVCKACGDRILRGAHEWEQHKQGRGHRKRMLSLRKSQSSSPA; from the exons ATGGACAACAGCAGCGAGTCGCCTGCTACAACCCTAAATTCAAACAATGGAGGAGAGCCCATAATGGAAGAACATAAACCAAAGCTGGTAGTAATAATGGGTCCAACTGGCTCTGGAAAATCACGTTTAGCCATCGATTTAGCCACCCATTTTCCTATCGAAATCATCAACGCTGATTCCATGCAAGTCTATCAGGGTCTTGATGTCCTCACCAATAAAGTCCCCCTCTATGAACAAAATG GAGTGCCACATCATCTTTTGGGTACTGTTAGGTCAGATGTGGAATTCACGGCTAAAAAGTTCAGGGATTCTGCTATTCCT ATTATTAGTGACATATTATCTCGCAACCGTTTGCCAGTCATTGTTGGAGGCACCAATTACTATATTCag GCAGTTGTGAGTTCGTTCCTTCTTGATGAATCAGTAGAAGATATGTCTGAAACCTACTCAAGGGACCATCCTG GAACTGAGCAGACCAATCATATGCCTGACATCCTTGGAGACAGTTGCAATTATAACTATGATCTTCTTAAAGAACTTGATCCAGTTGCAGCAAACAGAATTCATCCAAATAATCATAGAAAA ATTAATCTATATCTTAGTCTTTATGCTCGTTCTGGTGTTCTTCCCAGCAAACTTTATCAGGGAAAGGCTGCAGAG AACTGGGGCCGAGTTGATAATTCTAGTTATCGTTGCTGTTTTATATGCATCGATGCTGCCTTACCTGTGCTGGACCAGTATGTGGAACACAGGGTAGACTGCATGATAGATGCTGGTTTGCTCGATGAAGTGTATGACATTTACAATCCAAATGCAAATTATACTCTGGGTTTGCGACAGGCCATAGGTGTTCGAGAATTTGAGAATTTTCTTCAAGCTTACTTTTCTGACAGGATGGATGATGAGATGAGTGATTCTTCTGATGAAACTCTTCTAAAGCTGTCAACAAGGATTGatgataaattgttcaaagaaaaTATTAGGGGAATACTAATTTCCTCTTGTGATAACCCCCAAAAAGTTATGCTAGAAGAAGCCATTGACAAAGTAAAAGCAAACACCCGGAGACTTGTTCGTCGTCAA AAAAGGAGGGTCAATCAACTTCAGACATTGTTTGGATGGAATATTAGTTATGTTGATGCAACAGAATATATATCAA AGAAATCAGATGAGTGTTGGGCAGTGCAAGTGGTTGGACCTGCTGTGAAAATGATTAGATCATTCCTCAATAAAGATGATAGTAACGGGCGAACTCTGGATGGTGAAAGTAAAACTTCAACGGATACAGTCCAGAGGGACTTGTGGACTCAATACGTATGCAAG GCCTGCGGAGATAGGATACTAAGAGGAGCCCATGAGTGGGAACAGCATAAACAGGGTCGTGGGCATCGAAAACGAATGTTGAGCCTTCGAAAGTCTCAAAGTTCCTCACCGGCGTAG